Proteins from a genomic interval of Vreelandella profundi:
- the pgi gene encoding glucose-6-phosphate isomerase — MFQLTRSVTWQALDRLRDKTTNDRIRDYFAHDPKRFEKMSLRVGGLFLDYSKNHVSDEVLAKLIELADHSALVQRRAQMFSGDIINVTENRPVLHTALRNLSDEPVYVDGEDVMPEITRTREQIKQFSETVRSGEWKGYSGKPIKDVVNIGIGGSDLGPNMAVRALLKYRHPEMHFHFVSNVDGTHIQKVLSRLDPATTLFIVSTKTFSTQETLLNAKTARRWFLENAGDDADIGAHFVAASTNRKAAMEFGIREENVFEFWAWVGGRYSMWSSIGLPIALSIGFEGFIELLEGAHEMDRHFIEAPFDQNMPVLMALMGIWYINFIGAETQAVVPYDQALNQLPAFLQQLDMESNGKSVDIFGHPVNYKTGPIVWGQTGSNGQHAFFQLLHQGTRYVPIDFIASLKPEPGMEDHHFALLTNMLAQANAFMEGSQGDSQQDPFSCPGNRPSSTLLLDELTPRNLGALIALYEHKVFVQGVIWNINSFDQWGVQLGKRIAGEISERIDTNAADFDASTQGLLELVRAHFSGGGSEENGQAESGKKPGKKKG; from the coding sequence ATGTTTCAGCTGACTCGCAGTGTTACCTGGCAGGCGCTAGATCGCCTACGCGACAAAACCACGAACGACCGCATTCGTGACTACTTCGCCCATGATCCAAAGCGTTTTGAGAAAATGAGTTTACGCGTGGGCGGCCTGTTTCTTGATTACTCCAAAAATCACGTTTCTGATGAAGTACTCGCTAAGCTGATTGAACTGGCAGACCACTCTGCGCTAGTTCAACGCCGCGCGCAGATGTTCTCTGGTGACATTATTAACGTCACCGAAAATCGCCCGGTACTGCATACCGCGCTGCGTAATCTCAGCGATGAACCAGTGTATGTCGATGGCGAAGACGTGATGCCGGAGATCACGCGGACTCGCGAGCAGATCAAGCAATTCTCAGAAACGGTCCGTAGCGGCGAATGGAAAGGCTACAGCGGCAAACCGATCAAGGACGTGGTTAATATCGGCATTGGCGGCTCGGACCTTGGCCCTAATATGGCCGTGCGCGCGCTGCTTAAATATCGCCACCCCGAAATGCACTTTCACTTTGTCTCTAACGTGGACGGCACTCATATCCAGAAAGTGCTTTCGCGTCTGGACCCGGCTACCACGCTATTTATCGTCTCGACCAAGACATTCTCGACCCAGGAAACGCTGCTCAATGCCAAAACCGCGCGGCGCTGGTTCCTGGAAAACGCCGGTGACGATGCCGATATAGGCGCCCACTTTGTGGCGGCCTCCACCAACCGCAAAGCGGCCATGGAATTCGGCATTCGCGAAGAGAACGTGTTTGAATTTTGGGCCTGGGTCGGCGGACGTTACTCCATGTGGTCGTCGATTGGGCTACCGATTGCGCTTTCCATCGGCTTTGAGGGCTTTATCGAGCTGCTCGAAGGTGCCCACGAAATGGACCGCCATTTCATTGAGGCGCCTTTTGATCAGAACATGCCGGTGCTGATGGCACTGATGGGTATCTGGTACATCAATTTCATTGGTGCCGAGACCCAGGCCGTGGTGCCTTATGACCAGGCGCTCAACCAGCTGCCGGCCTTTTTGCAGCAGTTAGACATGGAGTCAAATGGTAAGTCCGTGGATATATTCGGCCACCCGGTCAACTACAAAACCGGCCCGATTGTCTGGGGGCAAACCGGCTCAAACGGCCAGCATGCGTTCTTCCAGCTGCTGCATCAGGGCACGCGCTATGTGCCAATTGATTTTATCGCTTCGCTCAAACCTGAGCCGGGCATGGAAGACCACCACTTCGCGCTACTAACCAACATGCTCGCCCAGGCCAATGCCTTTATGGAAGGCAGCCAGGGTGACAGTCAGCAAGACCCGTTCAGCTGCCCCGGTAACCGCCCTTCCAGCACGCTGCTGCTGGATGAACTCACGCCCCGCAATCTGGGCGCGTTGATTGCGCTTTACGAGCACAAAGTGTTCGTACAAGGCGTGATCTGGAACATCAACTCGTTCGATCAGTGGGGTGTTCAGCTAGGCAAACGTATTGCCGGTGAGATCAGCGAGCGCATTGATACCAATGCGGCTGATTTTGATGCTTCGACTCAAGGGTTGCTGGAGTTGGTGCGGGCGCATTTTTCGGGTGGCGGTTCAGAGGAGAATGGCCAAGCTGAAAGTGGTAAAAAGCCGGGAAAGAAGAAAGGATAG
- a CDS encoding type II toxin-antitoxin system Phd/YefM family antitoxin: protein MDVISVNKFRDNLKTLVEQVVNKHEPLKVTRRAGEAFVIMSAEDWEREQETLHVLQNRDLMQQIATSIDTHSRGQGYTPNDEQMNEITGI, encoded by the coding sequence ATGGATGTCATCAGTGTAAACAAATTCAGAGACAACCTGAAAACCCTTGTAGAACAGGTTGTTAACAAACATGAACCTCTCAAGGTGACACGCCGCGCCGGAGAGGCTTTCGTAATTATGAGTGCTGAAGACTGGGAAAGAGAACAGGAAACCCTGCATGTTCTTCAGAACCGAGACCTGATGCAGCAGATTGCGACCTCTATCGATACTCACAGCCGTGGCCAAGGATACACACCTAATGATGAGCAGATGAATGAGATCACTGGTATTTGA
- a CDS encoding Txe/YoeB family addiction module toxin has translation MREKDKKLHKALCKLLKEMLRSDDPSTGIGKPEPLKHNLSGLWSRRISQKDRLIYRFDDKSIYVFAIGGHYDQP, from the coding sequence ATGAGAGAGAAAGACAAGAAGCTGCACAAAGCTCTCTGCAAATTATTGAAAGAAATGCTCCGCTCCGACGACCCATCAACTGGCATAGGCAAACCTGAACCGCTGAAACACAATTTATCAGGCTTATGGTCACGACGCATCTCACAGAAAGACAGACTTATATACCGATTTGACGACAAATCCATATACGTTTTCGCCATTGGAGGGCACTACGACCAGCCCTAA
- a CDS encoding TrlF family AAA-like ATPase, which yields MTDLNYNRGSEWRKWDLHIHTPASFHWNGQRFKTELDCPENIAIVDEMIRAINAAEPAVFAIMDYWTFDGWFALKRRLAQADAPKLEKTVFPGIELRLMAPMKGRLNAHVLFSDKIDDQELMDFKSDLLIEFPGQNARKLSNRALTEYARSVPADKLNHHSLDKTKIMEDESYALRAGSIMAELSCDSYKQAISKVKDKKAIGFMPFDTSDGLTEIERNEHYAYVLGLFKSSPIFETRNMSLWEAFSGIKTDRNSGWIDEFQTALNSTPRLAVSGSDAHCFIGEPGNNDKRGYGDYPSGKTTWIKANPTFEGLQQAIKEPAKRSFIGEQPPKIKLFNANRSLFIDKLEVNKVVASTLNDEWLNKAELSLNPDLVAIIGNKGSGKSALADITALLGNSKQNHHFSFLKENRFRGKTGEPAKHFMAKSTWADGQEMEKNLNDNPAIENVELVKYIPQGHFEELCNAHVSGKSDAFEKELRAVIFSHADDAVRLGALDFDQLIEQQERSLRSRLDALRSELHTVNQQIYSIEKQMLPETKRTIEELLSQKSRLLDEHDKVKPEEVFQPKSELSEDQKSASDSLAEISDELNEIKIKKENNHDELTKLAAKKKAGRNIREGIDVVNRTIQQFVTSFNDDAALLGLDIKEIIKLKINEQSITDIDSVTLAREIEVITENKDLEEREKFLVSKRDPLNSKLNAPQQVYQNYLEKLKEWEEKRAGVLGNRDLPDTLKGLEHRKEQLDNLPVRRKSLQEVRLDKSAQIFDLLDEQRVNRETLFNPVQKLIQNNKLIRDEYKLQFKAELSSTTELIADKLFSLVKQASGEFRGDSESLATIKELTDKHDLNNKKSLLDFLSELHDKLENSSSGQIGIESMLRKGRSANEVYDFLFDLEYMKPRYTLMFQDAHIGQLSPGQRGSLLLIFYLLVDKGNNPIILDQPEENLDNETIVSLLVPVLNEAKQKRQIIMVTHNPNLAVVCDAEQIIHCEIDRKNAQKISYTPGAIECSLINRKVVDVLEGTMPAFDNRRMKYH from the coding sequence ATGACGGACTTAAATTATAATCGCGGCTCCGAATGGCGGAAGTGGGATCTTCATATACATACCCCAGCATCGTTCCACTGGAATGGTCAAAGATTTAAGACTGAACTTGACTGTCCCGAAAACATAGCTATTGTCGATGAAATGATTCGTGCAATAAATGCCGCTGAACCGGCAGTATTTGCGATTATGGATTATTGGACATTCGATGGTTGGTTTGCACTGAAGCGTCGGCTCGCACAAGCAGATGCCCCAAAGTTAGAAAAGACAGTTTTTCCTGGTATTGAATTACGTCTAATGGCTCCTATGAAAGGACGCTTGAATGCCCACGTTTTGTTTTCTGACAAAATTGATGATCAAGAATTAATGGACTTTAAGTCAGATCTTCTCATCGAATTTCCAGGCCAAAACGCAAGAAAACTGTCTAATAGAGCTTTGACCGAATACGCTCGATCAGTTCCAGCTGACAAGTTGAACCATCACTCCTTAGATAAAACCAAAATCATGGAAGATGAAAGTTACGCTCTTAGAGCAGGCTCAATAATGGCTGAGCTGAGTTGTGACAGCTATAAACAAGCGATCTCTAAAGTCAAAGACAAGAAAGCTATTGGTTTTATGCCTTTTGATACTAGTGATGGGCTCACTGAAATAGAGAGAAACGAGCACTATGCTTATGTATTAGGGTTATTTAAATCATCTCCGATTTTCGAGACCAGAAATATGAGTCTTTGGGAAGCATTTTCTGGAATAAAGACTGACCGGAACTCCGGTTGGATTGATGAATTTCAAACTGCCCTTAACAGTACCCCGAGACTGGCAGTATCTGGTAGTGATGCTCATTGCTTTATCGGAGAGCCTGGTAACAATGATAAACGAGGCTATGGAGATTATCCATCGGGAAAAACCACTTGGATTAAAGCTAATCCAACTTTCGAAGGGCTACAACAAGCAATCAAAGAGCCTGCGAAGCGTTCGTTCATTGGGGAACAGCCACCTAAGATAAAACTCTTCAATGCAAATAGAAGTTTGTTTATTGATAAATTGGAAGTTAACAAAGTTGTAGCTTCTACGCTTAATGATGAGTGGCTCAATAAAGCCGAGTTGAGTTTAAATCCTGATTTAGTAGCAATTATTGGAAATAAAGGAAGTGGTAAAAGCGCGTTGGCAGACATCACCGCCCTATTAGGGAACTCAAAACAAAATCACCATTTTTCTTTCTTAAAAGAGAATCGTTTTAGGGGGAAAACTGGTGAGCCAGCTAAGCATTTCATGGCGAAGTCCACATGGGCGGATGGTCAAGAGATGGAGAAAAATCTAAATGATAACCCTGCAATAGAAAATGTAGAACTCGTTAAATATATTCCCCAGGGTCATTTTGAAGAACTTTGTAATGCGCACGTCTCTGGGAAATCGGACGCATTTGAAAAAGAGCTTCGCGCAGTAATATTTTCTCACGCTGATGATGCTGTTCGTTTAGGCGCACTTGATTTTGATCAGTTAATCGAACAACAAGAACGTTCGTTAAGAAGTCGTCTTGATGCATTAAGAAGTGAATTACATACCGTTAATCAGCAAATATATTCTATTGAAAAGCAAATGTTGCCCGAGACTAAGCGAACAATAGAAGAGTTGCTTTCACAGAAATCTAGACTTCTAGATGAGCATGATAAGGTAAAGCCTGAAGAAGTTTTTCAGCCAAAAAGTGAATTATCAGAAGATCAGAAATCAGCATCTGATAGCCTTGCTGAGATATCGGATGAGCTAAACGAAATCAAAATTAAAAAAGAAAACAATCATGATGAGTTAACGAAGTTAGCAGCCAAGAAAAAAGCCGGCCGAAATATCCGAGAAGGTATAGATGTAGTTAATCGAACCATTCAACAATTTGTCACGTCATTTAATGATGATGCTGCATTATTAGGGCTTGATATAAAAGAGATAATTAAGCTAAAAATAAATGAGCAGAGTATTACTGATATCGATAGTGTTACGTTGGCTCGTGAAATCGAGGTTATCACGGAAAATAAAGATCTTGAAGAGCGAGAGAAATTCCTCGTATCGAAGCGAGATCCTCTAAATTCGAAATTAAATGCCCCACAACAAGTCTATCAAAATTACCTCGAAAAGCTAAAAGAATGGGAAGAAAAGAGAGCTGGTGTTTTAGGGAATAGAGATTTACCAGACACGTTGAAAGGGTTGGAGCATCGGAAGGAGCAGTTAGACAATTTGCCAGTGAGAAGAAAGAGTTTGCAAGAAGTACGGCTAGATAAATCCGCTCAAATATTTGATCTTCTTGACGAACAAAGAGTTAACAGAGAAACGTTATTTAATCCTGTTCAGAAACTTATTCAAAACAATAAGCTTATTAGAGATGAATACAAGTTGCAGTTTAAAGCCGAGCTAAGCAGCACTACAGAATTGATCGCTGATAAATTGTTTTCGCTTGTAAAACAGGCATCTGGTGAATTTAGAGGGGACTCGGAAAGTTTAGCTACCATAAAGGAGTTAACTGATAAACATGACCTAAACAACAAAAAATCATTGCTCGATTTTCTATCGGAATTGCACGATAAATTAGAGAATTCTTCGAGTGGGCAGATTGGTATTGAGTCTATGTTACGCAAAGGACGTTCTGCAAATGAAGTTTATGACTTTCTGTTTGACTTGGAATATATGAAGCCTAGGTATACTCTGATGTTTCAAGATGCTCATATAGGGCAGCTTTCTCCAGGACAGAGAGGCTCTTTGCTTTTAATTTTCTACCTTCTAGTGGATAAGGGTAATAATCCGATTATCTTAGACCAACCAGAAGAAAATCTAGATAACGAAACGATCGTAAGTTTGTTGGTGCCGGTATTAAACGAAGCAAAGCAAAAGCGACAAATTATAATGGTTACTCATAACCCTAATTTGGCTGTAGTCTGCGATGCGGAGCAGATAATCCACTGTGAAATTGACAGGAAAAATGCGCAGAAGATTTCATATACACCTGGTGCTATTGAATGCAGCCTTATTAATAGGAAAGTTGTCGATGTGCTTGAGGGAACAATGCCTGCATTTGACAACAGAAGAATGAAGTATCACTAA
- a CDS encoding LysE family translocator, with the protein MTIETWALYVGTVLLFMCTPGPSHLLMLSVSASNGFQRSLATAAGDLTANAIQIVLAGLGLAAALNASKYGFSVVKWLGVSYLVWLGTRQIIKSFATYGTAAPVHRASLKVLWARGFITSAANPKAVVFFAALFPQFLSSTHSLLPQILVLGFSYIVIDGIFLSAYSKGGSWLANKLSNSARVWVERFSGAGLIGAALLLGLKSQRQ; encoded by the coding sequence ATGACTATTGAAACATGGGCTCTATATGTCGGTACGGTACTGCTGTTCATGTGTACACCGGGACCGAGTCATTTACTCATGCTTTCTGTCAGTGCGTCGAATGGGTTTCAAAGGTCGCTTGCCACGGCCGCAGGCGACTTAACAGCAAATGCCATTCAAATTGTCTTGGCAGGGCTTGGATTGGCAGCGGCTTTGAACGCTTCCAAATATGGGTTCTCCGTTGTCAAATGGCTCGGCGTGAGCTACCTGGTTTGGCTCGGCACTCGTCAGATTATCAAATCATTTGCAACGTATGGCACAGCCGCACCAGTCCACCGGGCATCATTGAAAGTACTATGGGCTCGTGGGTTTATCACGTCGGCTGCCAATCCAAAAGCCGTTGTATTCTTCGCCGCTCTATTTCCACAGTTTCTAAGCTCTACTCATAGTTTGTTACCGCAAATTCTCGTGCTGGGTTTTTCTTACATCGTGATCGACGGAATATTTCTCAGCGCCTACAGTAAGGGTGGAAGTTGGCTAGCAAACAAATTGAGCAACAGCGCACGGGTATGGGTTGAGAGATTTTCAGGAGCGGGCCTAATTGGCGCAGCACTCTTACTTGGTCTCAAGTCCCAACGCCAATAG
- a CDS encoding GNAT family N-acetyltransferase, with amino-acid sequence MTYVSPVTLNAHGVKLEPLAHYHKAGLRAAASDGELWNLRVTAVPSPDETSAFIETSLKDREAGHRFAFAVMEEASGTVLGTTSYHDILPEVKRVEIGHTWYAKRAQRTHINTTCKLLLLTHAFDTLGCNMVGWRTDNFNYASQRAIERLGAKKDGVIRGHKLRRDGTIRDTVMYSLHRGEWPEVQAHLNYLLSRPRS; translated from the coding sequence ATGACTTATGTGAGCCCTGTCACCCTTAACGCGCACGGTGTAAAGCTTGAGCCACTAGCGCACTATCACAAAGCTGGCCTGCGCGCCGCTGCCTCCGATGGCGAGTTGTGGAATCTGCGTGTCACAGCAGTGCCGTCGCCCGATGAAACAAGCGCCTTTATTGAAACCTCCTTGAAAGACCGTGAGGCAGGCCACCGCTTTGCTTTTGCCGTCATGGAGGAGGCCAGCGGTACCGTGCTGGGCACGACCAGCTATCACGACATCTTACCTGAGGTAAAACGGGTAGAGATTGGCCACACCTGGTATGCCAAACGCGCGCAGCGTACCCATATCAATACCACCTGCAAGCTGCTGCTGTTAACACATGCTTTCGATACGTTGGGTTGTAACATGGTTGGCTGGCGCACCGACAACTTTAACTACGCAAGCCAACGTGCCATTGAGCGCCTGGGGGCTAAAAAGGATGGCGTCATACGCGGACACAAGCTACGCCGCGATGGCACCATTCGCGACACGGTGATGTATAGCCTGCACAGGGGAGAGTGGCCAGAAGTGCAGGCACATCTCAACTATTTGTTAAGCCGGCCACGTAGCTAA
- a CDS encoding metal-dependent hydrolase family protein — translation MTTTRFINANVIDSRNGKVLPNHQVRIKDGRIDAVSATLLEGDDDQVIDVKGRYLMPGLVDSHVHVTAITPNFALLGTLSPFYVGAKSSELLEAMLMRGFTTVRDAGGADYGLAKAVDEGTLAGPRIMYAGRALSQTGGHGDMRGPGQQTFEGCFCCAGLGRVCDGVSEVRQAARDEIRKGATQIKIMASGGVSSPTDRIDSTQFSLEEIDAIVEEATAANIHTMAHAYTARAINRLLPRGVKTIEHGNLMDEESCRLFLEYDAYLTPTLCTYDALAKEGVEAGMAEELQRKVFEVLDAGGKALEMAQRHGVKMLYGSDLLGRMQRHQLNEFHLRKAVVPADELIRAATSHAADAYGHTGDFGEIIPGARGDVIILKDNPLDDITVLTEPDEQLMLIMKGGVAYKNTL, via the coding sequence ATGACAACAACTCGTTTTATCAACGCCAACGTTATCGATTCACGCAACGGTAAAGTGCTTCCTAATCATCAGGTGCGTATTAAAGATGGCCGTATCGACGCGGTAAGCGCAACGCTGCTTGAAGGCGATGACGATCAGGTGATCGATGTCAAGGGCCGCTATTTGATGCCCGGCCTGGTGGACTCCCACGTACACGTAACCGCTATCACTCCCAACTTTGCGCTCCTAGGCACGCTTTCGCCATTTTACGTCGGCGCCAAGTCCAGCGAGCTGCTTGAAGCCATGCTGATGCGCGGCTTTACCACTGTGCGTGATGCAGGTGGCGCGGATTATGGCCTCGCCAAAGCGGTAGACGAAGGAACGCTGGCCGGGCCACGCATCATGTACGCTGGGCGAGCACTCTCGCAAACCGGTGGCCACGGGGATATGCGTGGGCCTGGCCAGCAAACCTTTGAAGGCTGCTTTTGCTGTGCAGGTCTGGGCCGTGTATGTGACGGTGTCAGTGAAGTACGCCAGGCCGCACGCGATGAGATTCGCAAGGGCGCTACTCAGATTAAGATCATGGCGTCAGGTGGCGTATCTTCGCCAACGGATCGTATCGATAGCACGCAGTTCTCACTTGAAGAAATCGATGCCATTGTAGAAGAGGCGACTGCTGCTAATATTCATACCATGGCACATGCTTATACTGCGCGTGCTATTAATCGACTGCTGCCTCGTGGCGTTAAAACCATTGAGCACGGTAACCTTATGGACGAAGAGAGCTGCCGCCTGTTCCTCGAATATGATGCTTATTTGACGCCGACGCTGTGTACTTACGATGCGCTAGCGAAAGAAGGCGTGGAAGCGGGGATGGCCGAGGAACTGCAGCGAAAAGTATTTGAGGTGCTCGATGCGGGTGGCAAAGCCCTTGAAATGGCACAACGCCACGGTGTGAAGATGCTTTACGGGTCTGACCTGCTGGGCCGTATGCAGCGTCATCAGCTTAATGAGTTCCACCTTCGCAAAGCGGTGGTGCCCGCCGATGAGCTAATACGTGCGGCCACCAGCCACGCGGCTGATGCCTACGGCCATACGGGTGATTTTGGTGAAATCATTCCCGGCGCCCGTGGTGATGTGATTATTCTTAAAGATAACCCTCTGGACGATATCACTGTGCTTACTGAGCCGGATGAGCAACTGATGCTTATAATGAAAGGGGGCGTGGCGTATAAAAATACGCTTTAA
- a CDS encoding TRAP transporter large permease has protein sequence MTNIEIGVAGIAIALALIALRVPIGIALGLVSIIGIGEMTSMRVAWGMISATPFDFAGTWELTAAPMFLFMGYLCTTTNMTQGLFQAMRLYLARLPGGLAVSSVMASAFFAAASGSSVATSAAMSRIAVPEMLKHNYDKGLATGTVAASGTLGSLIPPSVLLVLYGVYAQVSVGQLFMAGFIPGVISALLYIGMIMVRTKLNPKLAGDTDIRSTWNEKWEAFKHIWPLPLLIGSVLGGIFLGVFSPTEAGAVGTTIAALIALARRTLTLEAVREAVTQTAVSTASIFIILIGSLFFTRFLAMSGVPAAFAELILGVSTETWWIILAVALIYLVLGMFIDSIGLLLLTLPLILPLVEGADLNLIWFGIIVVKLLEVGLVTPPIGLNVYVIKGALGNSVTLSEVFKGVSWFIVMDIVALLLIVLIPALSLYLPQKMF, from the coding sequence ATGACTAACATCGAGATAGGTGTGGCGGGTATCGCCATTGCCTTGGCCCTGATCGCCCTACGGGTGCCAATCGGCATTGCCCTTGGCCTGGTATCGATTATTGGTATAGGCGAAATGACCAGTATGCGCGTGGCATGGGGGATGATTTCTGCCACTCCTTTCGACTTTGCAGGCACTTGGGAGTTAACCGCTGCGCCTATGTTTTTGTTCATGGGCTATTTGTGTACCACTACAAATATGACGCAAGGGTTATTTCAGGCTATGCGTCTTTATCTAGCGCGTCTTCCGGGAGGCTTGGCCGTTTCCAGCGTGATGGCCTCTGCCTTTTTTGCGGCTGCGTCTGGCTCTAGTGTAGCGACATCAGCGGCCATGTCGCGCATCGCTGTACCCGAAATGCTCAAACACAATTACGACAAGGGGCTTGCCACCGGTACCGTAGCTGCTTCTGGGACACTGGGTTCGCTGATCCCACCCAGCGTTTTATTAGTGCTTTATGGAGTTTATGCCCAAGTGTCCGTCGGCCAGCTGTTTATGGCAGGCTTCATTCCAGGCGTAATTTCTGCGCTGTTATACATCGGCATGATTATGGTGAGGACCAAGCTGAATCCGAAGCTTGCGGGTGATACTGATATTCGCTCCACTTGGAATGAAAAATGGGAGGCGTTCAAACATATTTGGCCACTGCCATTGCTTATTGGCTCAGTGCTTGGCGGGATCTTCCTGGGAGTCTTTTCACCTACCGAAGCAGGAGCGGTAGGAACCACCATTGCCGCATTAATTGCCTTGGCTCGACGTACCCTGACCCTTGAAGCTGTTCGTGAAGCCGTAACGCAAACTGCAGTCAGCACGGCGAGTATTTTCATTATTTTGATTGGGTCGCTCTTTTTTACCCGTTTCTTGGCCATGAGCGGCGTGCCTGCTGCATTCGCTGAGTTGATTCTGGGTGTCAGTACTGAAACATGGTGGATCATTCTGGCGGTAGCGCTGATCTATCTTGTGCTTGGAATGTTTATCGACTCAATTGGTCTGCTGCTGCTAACACTGCCGCTGATACTTCCCTTAGTTGAAGGCGCAGACCTTAATTTAATTTGGTTTGGCATTATCGTGGTTAAGCTCCTTGAAGTCGGATTAGTGACTCCGCCCATCGGGCTTAACGTGTATGTCATCAAGGGTGCGCTAGGCAACAGCGTTACTCTTAGCGAAGTTTTTAAGGGCGTGAGCTGGTTTATCGTAATGGATATCGTCGCACTATTACTCATCGTATTGATTCCCGCGCTTTCGCTTTATCTTCCTCAGAAAATGTTCTGA
- a CDS encoding TRAP transporter small permease subunit yields MIARIVESLSQWVAKSALVLAALFLILMALHVSLDVGLRYFFGKSFTGTLEFVSFYYMVAVVFLPIAYVELKREHISVDVFVGRFSPPVQLAFYLFAGTLGLVYFGMLCYQSYLDAVRATVRQETAMANFTFYLWPSRWALPAGFAAMCLAILANMIKAVQQRQAL; encoded by the coding sequence ATGATCGCGCGCATTGTTGAGTCATTAAGCCAATGGGTTGCCAAGAGTGCACTAGTGTTGGCGGCGCTGTTTCTTATCCTCATGGCACTACATGTCTCGCTGGATGTAGGGCTGCGTTATTTCTTTGGCAAATCGTTTACCGGAACGCTGGAGTTCGTCTCCTTCTATTACATGGTTGCGGTGGTTTTTTTGCCCATTGCCTATGTAGAGCTGAAGCGGGAGCACATCAGTGTCGATGTTTTTGTAGGCAGGTTTTCGCCTCCTGTACAGCTGGCGTTCTACCTATTCGCCGGTACGCTTGGCCTGGTGTACTTCGGCATGCTCTGTTACCAGAGCTATCTTGATGCCGTGCGTGCCACGGTCCGCCAAGAAACCGCGATGGCCAACTTCACGTTTTATTTGTGGCCCAGCCGTTGGGCTTTACCGGCTGGCTTTGCCGCCATGTGCCTAGCGATTCTCGCCAACATGATCAAGGCAGTGCAGCAACGTCAAGCATTGTAG
- a CDS encoding TetR/AcrR family transcriptional regulator: protein MTKRQNQEERSRNTQARVMQATIECVLAKGIRATSTVDVARQAGVSRGALVHHYPSKTLLMQSALEDLLNQEVESVRQLAVSVQEGNFDFDSLLRVLHEHFKGDLYMVTLEYLTTARTDPDIMKVLIPLAAKFNGSLEAIWEQLVASSRHTSRKKRVALNATLCMMRGMGAQSIWRDDPELYRDMLLFWKDALIELGFSSS, encoded by the coding sequence ATGACGAAGCGACAAAACCAGGAAGAGCGCTCACGCAACACTCAGGCTCGCGTGATGCAGGCAACGATCGAATGCGTCCTTGCCAAGGGAATTCGTGCCACTTCGACGGTGGATGTCGCTCGTCAGGCCGGTGTCTCTCGCGGGGCTTTGGTTCATCACTATCCGTCCAAAACGCTTTTGATGCAGTCAGCACTGGAGGACTTACTTAACCAAGAGGTTGAGAGCGTTCGCCAACTGGCGGTCAGCGTGCAGGAGGGAAATTTTGACTTCGATAGCCTGCTGAGAGTACTGCACGAGCATTTCAAAGGAGATCTGTACATGGTGACGTTGGAGTATTTGACTACCGCTCGTACCGATCCTGACATCATGAAAGTGCTTATTCCCCTTGCGGCCAAGTTCAATGGCTCTTTAGAGGCTATATGGGAACAGCTGGTTGCCAGCTCCAGGCATACGTCACGGAAAAAGCGCGTGGCCCTGAATGCCACGCTTTGCATGATGCGCGGCATGGGCGCTCAGAGCATATGGCGTGACGATCCAGAGCTTTACCGCGATATGCTGCTGTTCTGGAAAGATGCCCTTATCGAGCTTGGCTTTTCATCTTCGTAA